Genomic window (Streptomyces sp. NBC_01431):
GTCGTGCACGGCGACAAGGTGGCGGTGGACGCGCTGCTCGCCCACCCGGACGTGGCCGCAGTCTCCTTCGTCGGCTCGACGCCGATCGCCCGCTACATCCACACCACCGCCTCCGCGAACGGCAAGCGGGTGCAGGCGCTCGGCGGCGCCAAGAACCACATGCTGGTGCTGCCGGACGCCGACCTGGACGCGGCCGCCGACGCGGCCGTCTCGGCGGCGTACGGCTCGGCGGGCGAGCGCTGCATGGCGATCTCCGCCGTCGTGGCGGTGGGTGCCATCGGCGACGAGCTGGTGGAGAAGATCCGCGAGCGCGCCGAGAAGATCAAGATCGGCCCCGGCAACGACCCGTCCTCCGAGATGGGCCCGCTGATCACCGCGGCCCACCGGGACAAGGTCGCCTCGTACGTCGCGGGCGCCGCCGCCCAGGGCTCCACCGTCGTCCTCGACGGGTCCGACTACACCGTCCCCGGCTTCGAGAACGGCCACTGGATCGGCCTGTCCCTCCTGGACCACGTGCCGACCTCGGCCGACGCCTACCGGGACGAGATCTTCGGCCCGGTCCTGTGCGTGCTGCGCGCCGAGACGTACGAGGAGGGCCTGGCGCTGATCAACGCCTCGCCGTTCGGCAACGGCACCGCGATCTTCACCCGGGACGGGGGCGCTGCCCGCCGCTTCCAGCTGGAGGTCGAGGCCGGCATGGTCGGCGTGAACGTGCCGATCCCGGTGCCGGTGGGCTACCACTCCTTCGGTGGCTGGAAGGACTCGCTCTTCGGCGACCACCACATCTACGGCAACGACGGCACGCACTTCTACACCCGCGGCAAGGTCGTCACCACCCGCTGGCCGGACCCCGCCGACGGCCCGTCGGGCGTGGACCTGGGCTTCCCGCGCAACCACTGAGACGGGGCGGGTCGCGCGCGGCCCGCCAAGCGCTCAGCCCCGCCCCCCGCGCCCCAACGGGCTGGCCCACCGCGCACCCGGAACCGTGCACGCGTGGAGGTACGCCAACACCAGGCGCCTCATCGCGACTGTGCGTGGTGGACGGCCGCGGCGGCCAGACCGCGGATCAGGGGGTGCGGGCGGGTGCCGTCGCCGGAGAGCTCCGGCTGGAACAGCGTCGCCAGGAAGAAGGGGTGGCGGGGCAGCTCGGCGATGCGGACCTCGCCGTCGCCGTCCGTGCCCGAGAAGACCAGACCGTGGGCGCGCAGGACGTCCACGTGCCGCGCGCTCGCACCGTAGTTGCAGTGGTAGCGCTCCAAGCTCCGCTCGGCGCCCAGGAGTTGGGCCGCCCGGGAGCCCGGCGTCACCAGGATCTCCCCCTCGTGGCCGACCAGTGAGCAGGCCAGCGGCACGATGACCGGGTCCTCGGTGCCCGGGGTGTTCTCGGCATGGCTCGCCTCGTGCAGGGCGCACACGTTCCGCGCGTACTCCAGGAGCGCGTGCTGGAAGCCGCCGCACGTGCCGAGGAACGGGATGTTCTCCTCGCGCGCGGTGCGCACCGCGGCGAGCGCACCCGCCTCGCTGCGGTAGGGGCTGCCGGGCAGCACCCACACCGCGTCGAAGCCCCCGACGCCGTGCGTCTCGGCCTCCTCGGTCGGGATCCAGTACGCGTCCAGGTCGAGCCCCTCGCGGTCGCGCAGGGCCTCCAGGAGGAGCGGCACGCGGGTGTGGGAGCGGACGTCGGGCGAGCGGTCGCCCACCAGGGCGATACGGGTCGTTGTCATGGGAGCAGCCTGGCGCCCCCACCATCATCACGTCCAACGATGATTCATGCATCCGGCATTAGCGATGCTGATGCACAAGCGATACTGACGCTCATGGACCCGCATCTGCTGCGCACCTTCGTCGCCGTCGCCGAGCACGGCTCGTTCTCCGCCGCCGCCTCCTCGCTCGGCTACACCCAGTCCGCCGTCTCGCAGCACATCGCGGCGCTCGAAGCCGACCTCGGTGCCGCGCTGCTCTCGCGCCGCCCGGTCAAGGCCACCGAGGCGGGGGAGCGGCTCATGGAGCACGCCCGGCCGCTGCTCCTGCGCCTGGAGGCGGCGCGCGCCGACATCGCCGGGCTCAAGCAGGTCCGGCCCTCGCGCCTCACGCTCGCCTGCATGCCCGCGGCGCTGACCCCGGCCCTCGCGGACGCCCTCGCCGCCGTACGCCGCGAGGTCCCCGGGCTCGCGGCGACCACCGTGCGGGTGCTCGGCCGCGACGAGGTGGTCCGGGCCGTCGTGACCGGCGGGGCCGACCTCGGTCTCGTCTGCGGCGCCGCCGCCCCCAGCGACCCGCTGCCGCTGCCCGACGCGGGGCCGATGATCACCCTGGGGATCGCCGAGGAGCCCCTCGCCGTGCTGCTCCCGGCCGGCCACCCCCTCGCGGGCCGCCCCGCACTGCGCCTGGCCGACCTCGCCGACGCCCGCTGGATCGACGCCCCGGACACCGCCGTCCCCCTCGCCCGGCTCCGCAGCGCCGCGCACAGCGACGGTTTCCGGGCCCAAGTGGCGTACAGCGGAACGGACTTGAGGGGGCTCGGCGCGCTCGTCGCGGCCGGGCACGGTCTGGTCGCCCTCGGGCTCGGCGCGGCCGACGGGCTTCCGGGCGCGGTGGGCGTACGGGTCTCGGTGCCGCGCCTGGTGCACCGTACGGAGATCATCCACCCGCGCGGCCCGGCCAAGCCCGTGCCGGACCTCGTCGCCGCGCTGGGCGGCTGAGCGGGCCGCGCGCCGCGCCGGAGCCGTCCGCACTGCGGACGTCGCGAAAAGTTAAGGACAAACTTCCGCGCGGGCGCTGCGGTTCCCGCACCGCCCGATCGTCATGTCTTGGCGCGTCCTTAACGCCGAAATTCGGGGTTTAGCCGTGCCGGATCTTCGGATTCCGCAGGAGAACAGCTATTGACCTGCGGTTCTCCGGGGGATTCCATGACGTCCACCCGGGAGCCACCGAACCACTTTCACCACTCCGCCCATGGAGGCGATACCGCTCCCGCGCATCGGACACCGCACCAGTCGATCGGAACCGCACACGATGACGGAAACGCTCAGCGCCCCCCAGGCGCTCGCCCCCGCGACCGGCCCCTCCCCCCAGCAGGCACAGAAGCTCAAGCGTTCCATCGGCGTCGTGGGGGGCACCCTCCTCACGCTGTCCTGCGTGACACCCGCCTCCACCCTGTTCGTGGTCGTGCCCGATCTCTTCGCCACCCTCGGCACCTACACCGCCCTCACCATCGCGATCGGCTCGCTGCTCTGTATCGCCGTGGCGTTCTGCTACTCGGAGCTGGGCACCCTCATCCCCAGCGCGGGCGGCGAGTACGCCATGGTGTCCACGATGGCCGGACGGCTCGCCGGCTGGCTGGTGTTCGTCCTCTCGCTGCTCGTCGTGATGATCGTGCCGCCCGTCATCGCCATGGGCACCGCCGACTACCTCTCGCCGATCGTCCACATCCCGGCGCCCGTCGCGGGGGCCGCGGTGATGCTGCTCGCCACCCTGGCCGGCCTGCTCGACCTGCGCGCCAACGCCTGGATCACCGGCATCTTCCTGGTCCTCGAAGTCATCGCCGCCGGAGTCGTCGCGGTCCTCGGCTTCTCCCACAGCGAGCGCGGCGCCGCCTCACTGGTGCACGGCTCGGTGGCCGGTTCGGGCGGCGCCCCCTCGACGGTCACCACGATGATGGTGATCTCCGGACTCGCCATCGCCCTCTTCATCACGCAGGGCTTCTCGACCGCCGTCTACCTCTCGGAGGAGCTGGAGCACCCGCGGCGCAACGTCGCCCGGACCGTTCTCGCCACCCTCGCCATCTCAACCGCCGTGATCCTGGTGCCCGTTGTCGCCATCACCATGGGCGCCCCCGACCTCTCGGCCCTCACCGGCGGCGACATCAGCAGCATGGTCACCGCCTGGTCGAACTCCGCCGTCGGCACCTTCGTCAGTCTCTGCGTGGCTCTCGCGATCATCAACGCGGGCATCGTCATGGTCATCCAGAACTCCCGGGTCCTGTTCGCCTCCGCCCGCGACAAGGCCTGGCCCGAGCCCGTCAACCGGGGCCTGTCCCGGCTCGGCCGGTTCGGTTCCCCGTGGGTCGCCACCCTCCTCGTCGGCATCCCCGGGGCCGGTCTGTGCTTCGTCAACCTCGACACCCTGTACGGCGTCACCGGAGTCTCCGTCACCGGCATGTACCTGCTCGTCGCCGTCGCCGCCCTGCTCTGCCGACGCGGCTCGCACAAGGACGTCCCCGCCTGGCGCATGCCGCTGTGGCCCACCGTCCCGGTGCTGCTCATCGCGGTGCTCGCCTACATCCTGACCCAGCAGGAGACCGAGTACCTGCTGTGGACCGGAGGCATCGTCGCGGTGGCCACGCTGTACTGGGTGCTGTACCTGCGGCCGCGCCGCGCGACCCGGTGGCTGGTCAGCATTCCGGAGGATGCGCAGGCCTGAGGCGCTGCCTAGGGTGGCGCCCATGACTGAAACGGACGCCACCCCATACCTGGACCACGCCGTCTACTGTGATGAAATCCTGCGCCAGACAGCCGAGTTGAGGTCCCACCTGAGCGGTGCGGACCTCTCCGTCACGGTGCCGACCTGTCCCGAGTGGGACCTGCGCAAGCTCGCGCTGCACGTGGGCGGCGCCCATCGCTGGGTCGCCGAGATCGTACGGACCAAGGCCACGGCCGCCATAGCGCCGGAGCAGGTTCCGGGCCGCGAGCCGGTGAGTGACGAACCGGCGGCGCTGGACGCCTGGTTGGCCGAGGGCGCCGAACTGTGCGCCGGTGCCCTGCGGGACTCCGGCGCCGACGCGCCGACCTGGACCTGGGTGGGGGAGACGACCACCGCGTTCTGGGCGCGGCGGATGGCCCACGAGACCGCCGTCCACCGCGCCGACGTCGCGGGCGCCACCGGCGCCGAGTACCGGCTGGCGCCCGAGCTCGCGGCCGACGCCATCGACGAATGGCTCGGCATCATCGGCTTCATCCAGACCGCCCGGGGCGGCAAGGAGGCGGACGCACTCCGCGCCGGCGGCCGGACGATCCACCTGCACGCCACGAACGCCCCCGGCGCCGAGTGGATCATCGAACTCGCGGACGAGGGCGTCACCTGGCGCCGCGCGCACGAGAAGGCGACGGTCGCCCTGCGCGGCCCGCTCACCGACGTGATGCGCGTCTTCTACCGCAGGCTGCCCGCCACCACCCCGTCCGTCGAGGTCCTCGGCGACGCGGACGTCCTCGACCAGTGGCTGGCCGCGACGGCGTTCTGAGCCCCGTCAACGACCCGGCGCGGTCACTCCCAAGCCCAGGTCAGCATCGCGAAGTGGCCCTCGTCCCGCGCGCCCGCCGAGTGGTACGTGGCGAGCGCCGGGTCGTTGTCGGTGTCCACACCCACCCACATGTCGTAGCACCCCCGAGCACGCGCGGCCGCCGCCAGTTCCTCGACCAGAGCACGGCCGATGCCCCGGCGGCGGTGGCGGGCGGCCACGGCCAGTTCGTACAGGCACATCTCGGTGCCCTTGTCGGGGTGGAGCATCTCGATGCCGGAGACGAAACCCACCGGGCCGCCGCCGACGTACGCGATGAGCATCAGATGGCCCGGCGCGGCCAGGAAGC
Coding sequences:
- a CDS encoding GNAT family N-acetyltransferase, giving the protein MTGARETDERGAAPPYEIRRATSTAELIAAQHLFDAPAREEWAARFLAAPGHLMLIAYVGGGPVGFVSGIEMLHPDKGTEMCLYELAVAARHRRRGIGRALVEELAAAARARGCYDMWVGVDTDNDPALATYHSAGARDEGHFAMLTWAWE
- a CDS encoding CTP synthase C-terminal region-related (seleno)protein; translation: MTTTRIALVGDRSPDVRSHTRVPLLLEALRDREGLDLDAYWIPTEEAETHGVGGFDAVWVLPGSPYRSEAGALAAVRTAREENIPFLGTCGGFQHALLEYARNVCALHEASHAENTPGTEDPVIVPLACSLVGHEGEILVTPGSRAAQLLGAERSLERYHCNYGASARHVDVLRAHGLVFSGTDGDGEVRIAELPRHPFFLATLFQPELSGDGTRPHPLIRGLAAAAVHHAQSR
- a CDS encoding APC family permease, whose translation is MTETLSAPQALAPATGPSPQQAQKLKRSIGVVGGTLLTLSCVTPASTLFVVVPDLFATLGTYTALTIAIGSLLCIAVAFCYSELGTLIPSAGGEYAMVSTMAGRLAGWLVFVLSLLVVMIVPPVIAMGTADYLSPIVHIPAPVAGAAVMLLATLAGLLDLRANAWITGIFLVLEVIAAGVVAVLGFSHSERGAASLVHGSVAGSGGAPSTVTTMMVISGLAIALFITQGFSTAVYLSEELEHPRRNVARTVLATLAISTAVILVPVVAITMGAPDLSALTGGDISSMVTAWSNSAVGTFVSLCVALAIINAGIVMVIQNSRVLFASARDKAWPEPVNRGLSRLGRFGSPWVATLLVGIPGAGLCFVNLDTLYGVTGVSVTGMYLLVAVAALLCRRGSHKDVPAWRMPLWPTVPVLLIAVLAYILTQQETEYLLWTGGIVAVATLYWVLYLRPRRATRWLVSIPEDAQA
- a CDS encoding maleylpyruvate isomerase family mycothiol-dependent enzyme, which encodes MTETDATPYLDHAVYCDEILRQTAELRSHLSGADLSVTVPTCPEWDLRKLALHVGGAHRWVAEIVRTKATAAIAPEQVPGREPVSDEPAALDAWLAEGAELCAGALRDSGADAPTWTWVGETTTAFWARRMAHETAVHRADVAGATGAEYRLAPELAADAIDEWLGIIGFIQTARGGKEADALRAGGRTIHLHATNAPGAEWIIELADEGVTWRRAHEKATVALRGPLTDVMRVFYRRLPATTPSVEVLGDADVLDQWLAATAF
- the mmsA gene encoding CoA-acylating methylmalonate-semialdehyde dehydrogenase, which codes for MTKTVNHWIGGKAVEGTSGNFGPVTDPATGAVTTQVAFASVEEVDQAVATAKAAYATWGTSSLAQRTTVLFTFRALLDANRDAIAELITAEHGKVHSDALGEVARGLEIVDLACGITTQLKGELSTQVSSRVDVASIRQPLGVVAGITPFNFPAMVPMWMFPLAIACGNTFILKPSEKDPSASLKIAELLAEAGLPDGVFNVVHGDKVAVDALLAHPDVAAVSFVGSTPIARYIHTTASANGKRVQALGGAKNHMLVLPDADLDAAADAAVSAAYGSAGERCMAISAVVAVGAIGDELVEKIRERAEKIKIGPGNDPSSEMGPLITAAHRDKVASYVAGAAAQGSTVVLDGSDYTVPGFENGHWIGLSLLDHVPTSADAYRDEIFGPVLCVLRAETYEEGLALINASPFGNGTAIFTRDGGAARRFQLEVEAGMVGVNVPIPVPVGYHSFGGWKDSLFGDHHIYGNDGTHFYTRGKVVTTRWPDPADGPSGVDLGFPRNH
- a CDS encoding LysR family transcriptional regulator: MDPHLLRTFVAVAEHGSFSAAASSLGYTQSAVSQHIAALEADLGAALLSRRPVKATEAGERLMEHARPLLLRLEAARADIAGLKQVRPSRLTLACMPAALTPALADALAAVRREVPGLAATTVRVLGRDEVVRAVVTGGADLGLVCGAAAPSDPLPLPDAGPMITLGIAEEPLAVLLPAGHPLAGRPALRLADLADARWIDAPDTAVPLARLRSAAHSDGFRAQVAYSGTDLRGLGALVAAGHGLVALGLGAADGLPGAVGVRVSVPRLVHRTEIIHPRGPAKPVPDLVAALGG